TTCATTTGAGGCATTCCGCCGCAAATGAGCACGCCCCGGGTATGCCTTCCCCCGGATGGGAATATCCCCGGAGGGCTTGCAAATACGCGAAAACCGGTGCTATTGTACCGGCTCTCCCGCATGTCCTCTGGTTGGGCACGATCATTGCGTGCCCCGACGGGGGGAAAACTGCAATCTGCCGGTGTCGTGGTGGCGTTTTGCCCGGCCGGGCAAGGACAGGGCGCCGGCGTGGGAGCGCGGGCTGGGAAATGGAGCAAACGAGGAGCGCGCCCGGACCTTCGGAGCGCGGGGTCCAGGCTCAGGAGTATTCGCGACATGATCAAAACACAGAACCTGACTATGCACTACGGGCCCGTACGGGCTCTGGATCGTGTATCGTTCGAGGTCAAGCAGGGCGAGATCGTCGGCCTGTTGGGCCCGAACGGCGCGGGCAAGTCGACGACCATGAAAATCCTGACGACGTATCTGCACCCGACAAGCGGCACGGCTACCGTCGGGGGGATGGACGTGCTCGAGAACCCGCTCGGGGTGCGCAAGATCATCGGGTACCTACCCGAGGTGCTTCCCCTCTATATGGACATGGAGGTGCGGTCGTATCTAAACTTCGTGGCGCGTTCGCGCGGCCTGAGCGGCACGAAACTGCGTGAACGGACCGACGTGGTCCTCGAGGAATGCGGTCTTCGGCCCATGTACCGAAGGGTGATTCGCGAACTCTCCAAGGGTTTCCGGCAGCGCACCGCGCTGGCCCAGGCCTTGATACACGATCCGGAGATCATCATCCTCGACGAACCCACTTCCGGCCTCGACCCGCACCAGATCATCGAGATTCGGCAGTTGATCCGGCAACTCGCCGCGGGCAAGACCGTGATCCTCTCGACCCATATCCTGCAGGAGGTCGAAGCCACGGCGGACCGGATTGTGATCATTAACCGAGGCCGCATCGTAGGCGACGGCACCATCCAGGAATTGCGGACACGGGCCAAGAAGCACGAGCGCGCCGAGGTGTCGGTGAGGGGCGAACGCAACGAAATCGAACGGTTGCTGTCGGGCCTCGAGGGCACGCGGCGCGTGGAATTTCTCGGCGAGGACGACGGCTTCGTGACGTTCCGATTGTTGGGCAAGCTGGGCTCGGAACAGTGGCGTGAAATCGGCAAGCTGGCCAAGCTCAAAAGCTGGGAGCTGCGTGAACTCACCGAGCGCCCCCTCAGCCTGGAAGAGACCTTCCTGTCGCTCACGGAACCCGAAGCCGCCGCGAAGAGCAGTGAAAAGGGAGAGGCGTGATGAAGAACATCAAGACCGTTGTATTGCGCGATTTGGGGGCCTATTTCACTTCCCCCGTCGGATATATCTTCGTGATCGTGTTTCTCGCGATGAGCGTGGGCATCTTCATGACCTCGTTTTTCACGTTCCCGGTTGCCGATATGCGCAACTTCTTCGCCAATCTGCCCATCATCCTATGCGTGTTCATCCCTGCGGTGACCATGCGCGTCTGGGCCGAAGAACGCAAAGAAAACACCTGGGAACTGTTGTTGACCTTCCCGATGCGCGCGCGGGAGCTCGTGCTCGGAAAGTTTATCGCGACGCTGGTGTTTTACGTGATAACGCTGGCGGCGACGTTCACCGTGCCGCTCATGCTGGTGGTGCTGGGCGACCCCGACCGCGGCGTGCTGTTCGGCGGCTATATGGGCGCCACTCTCCTCGGGGCCATGTTCCTGGCCATGGGGCTGTTCTTCTCGGGATTCTGCAAGGACCAGATCGTGGCCTTTGTCGTGACGCTGCTGGCCTGTTTCGCGGTATTCCTTGTCGGCACGAACTTCATCGCCGGCTACATTGACGGATTCTTCCCCGGACTGGGCTCCGCGTTGAGCCAGATGGCCGGCTTGATCGACCACTACAACGCGTTCATCCGCGGCGTGGTCGAAGTGGCGGACGTGCTGTATTTCCTGGGTTGGACCACCCTGTTCCTGGTGCTGAACGCGCTGTACATCGAAGGACGCAGCCGGCCCGGCATCCGCCTGCAGTTCGGTACGGCCATCGCGCTCTGCCTGGGCATCGGCATGGCCCTCAACTGGCTGACCATCGACACCAGCATTTACCGCTTCGACCTGACCGAAGACCAGATCTATACGGTATCGCCCGCGGCGAAACGGATCCTCTCGCAAGTGAAGCGCCCGGTGCAGGTCAATCTCTACATCACGCCCAAGAGCGACATGCCCACGGCCTACACCCAGCTCGAGCAGGACATCATGGGCAAGCTCAAGGAATTACGGGTCGCGTCCAACGGCATGATCGCGCCGGATGTCGTATACCTTCAAGCAGCCAACGTTATGACCAGTGCGCCCAAGTTTGATGAAGAGAAGAAAAAGGACGAAGACCAGACCGACAAGACCGAGAAGCGCATGCTCGAAAAGGGCGTCGAGCCGTTTGGCGTACAGGTGATGTCGGGCGATGAAATCAGCCAGAAACTCATCTATTCGAGCATCGGCGTGGGATTGGGGGCCGAGGCCGAGGAAATCATCCCTCAGGTGACCCCGGAAACGGTGCAGCAGTTGGAGTACCGTCTCATCAACATCATTTTCAAGCTCACGCGCGAAAAGAAACCCGTAGTGGCCCTCGTGGCCCCGAAAGAGGCATACAACATCGACCCGCAGATGCGGCAGATTATGATGCAGATGGGCCAGCCCGTTCCCGAGCAGCGCGACCCCTACGACATGCTTCAGGCCTACCTCGAATCCGAAAAGTACGACGTGCAGCGCATCGAACTGACCAAGGACAGCCCCCTGCCCCAGGAGTACGACACGCTGGCCATCATCAACCCGCGGCAGCTGGACGAGCGCCAGCGCTGGGAGATCGACCGCGCCCTGGCTTCCGGCAAGTCCGTCATTCTGGCGGTTCAAAACTATCTCTGGGAATACCGGACCAGCAGCCGCGGCATCACCATGGCGCGCCAGGACGAGAACCCGCAGGTCAATGAACTGCTCGAACAGTTTGGGCTCGGCGTCGACGACGACCTGCTGATGGACGTCAACAGCTTCCCGCTGACGATTCGCAGCAATGACCCGTTGCAGAACCTGCTGGGCGGCGGCACGCCGATCTCCAGTCCGATGCACATCGAGGTGACCAGCGAGCAGATGGACAACCAGACTTCGATCACGAGCCGGCTGGGCTTCATTACCTATCTGTGGGGCACGGCTCTTACGATCGACCAGG
Above is a genomic segment from Candidatus Hydrogenedentota bacterium containing:
- a CDS encoding ATP-binding cassette domain-containing protein — its product is MIKTQNLTMHYGPVRALDRVSFEVKQGEIVGLLGPNGAGKSTTMKILTTYLHPTSGTATVGGMDVLENPLGVRKIIGYLPEVLPLYMDMEVRSYLNFVARSRGLSGTKLRERTDVVLEECGLRPMYRRVIRELSKGFRQRTALAQALIHDPEIIILDEPTSGLDPHQIIEIRQLIRQLAAGKTVILSTHILQEVEATADRIVIINRGRIVGDGTIQELRTRAKKHERAEVSVRGERNEIERLLSGLEGTRRVEFLGEDDGFVTFRLLGKLGSEQWREIGKLAKLKSWELRELTERPLSLEETFLSLTEPEAAAKSSEKGEA
- a CDS encoding Gldg family protein, whose protein sequence is MKNIKTVVLRDLGAYFTSPVGYIFVIVFLAMSVGIFMTSFFTFPVADMRNFFANLPIILCVFIPAVTMRVWAEERKENTWELLLTFPMRARELVLGKFIATLVFYVITLAATFTVPLMLVVLGDPDRGVLFGGYMGATLLGAMFLAMGLFFSGFCKDQIVAFVVTLLACFAVFLVGTNFIAGYIDGFFPGLGSALSQMAGLIDHYNAFIRGVVEVADVLYFLGWTTLFLVLNALYIEGRSRPGIRLQFGTAIALCLGIGMALNWLTIDTSIYRFDLTEDQIYTVSPAAKRILSQVKRPVQVNLYITPKSDMPTAYTQLEQDIMGKLKELRVASNGMIAPDVVYLQAANVMTSAPKFDEEKKKDEDQTDKTEKRMLEKGVEPFGVQVMSGDEISQKLIYSSIGVGLGAEAEEIIPQVTPETVQQLEYRLINIIFKLTREKKPVVALVAPKEAYNIDPQMRQIMMQMGQPVPEQRDPYDMLQAYLESEKYDVQRIELTKDSPLPQEYDTLAIINPRQLDERQRWEIDRALASGKSVILAVQNYLWEYRTSSRGITMARQDENPQVNELLEQFGLGVDDDLLMDVNSFPLTIRSNDPLQNLLGGGTPISSPMHIEVTSEQMDNQTSITSRLGFITYLWGTALTIDQEELKKHGLEARVIMQTSDNAWTVAQNAPLSEETFEPPAKGDRYPLMALVTGQFPDIYKDQPRPDWPPPQPRPGMPPQPPSEEKEEPAGPLTPAPGKLVLVGASQMFRSDFLQRSNADLFLNSIDAVTLGDDLVNVRSRKAVDRTISKPSDSQVNMWKFVNYVLVSLVITTVGVAVTVVRRQSRNAYTMSFMNNGAPAD